A DNA window from Nocardioides palaemonis contains the following coding sequences:
- a CDS encoding dihydrofolate reductase family protein: MRRRLGDVATIVDAGPEVDVVRLCGDLLDRGVRRLMVEGGGQVHTRFLTASAADELHLVVAPFFVGPRERRGRGCTGVLVPTDICRTAPLRA; the protein is encoded by the coding sequence GTGCGGCGCCGGCTGGGCGACGTCGCGACCATAGTCGACGCGGGTCCGGAGGTCGACGTGGTCCGGCTCTGCGGCGACCTGCTCGACCGCGGCGTACGACGGCTGATGGTCGAGGGCGGTGGGCAGGTCCACACCCGGTTCCTCACCGCGTCCGCGGCCGACGAGCTGCACCTCGTCGTGGCCCCGTTCTTCGTCGGGCCCCGTGAGCGCCGCGGACGGGGGTGTACGGGGGTCCTAGTACCAACGGACATCTGCCGGACCGCACCCCTGCGCGCCTAG
- a CDS encoding peroxiredoxin has protein sequence MSDQGLCLGEEAPDFALRDQFGQDIRLTDFRGRKAVVLMFFPFAFSGVCTGELSGVRDRLDEFLTFDTEVLALSCDPVYALRSFAEAEGLHFPLLSDFWPHGAVASAYDVFDSAKGAPRRSSYVVDRDGRLRWSVHNANPDGRDLDEHLRELQAALH, from the coding sequence GTGAGCGATCAGGGTCTGTGCCTCGGCGAGGAGGCGCCCGACTTCGCGTTGCGCGACCAGTTCGGCCAGGACATCCGGCTCACGGACTTCCGCGGCCGCAAGGCGGTCGTGCTGATGTTCTTCCCGTTCGCGTTCTCGGGCGTCTGCACCGGAGAGCTGTCGGGCGTGCGGGACCGGCTCGACGAGTTCCTCACCTTCGACACCGAGGTGCTCGCGCTCTCGTGCGACCCCGTCTACGCGCTGCGGTCGTTCGCCGAGGCCGAGGGGCTGCACTTCCCGCTGCTGTCGGACTTCTGGCCGCACGGCGCGGTGGCCTCGGCCTACGACGTCTTCGACAGCGCCAAGGGCGCGCCCCGACGCTCCTCCTACGTGGTCGACCGCGACGGGCGGCTGCGCTGGTCGGTGCACAACGCCAACCCCGACGGCCGCGACCTCGACGAGCACCTGCGCGAGCTCCAGGCGGCCCTGCACTGA
- the yaaA gene encoding peroxide stress protein YaaA encodes MLILLPPSEGKTAPRRGKALDLDALSSPALTPARTRLLDALVTLCRDDPEQAATVLGLGPAQLDLVARNADLASAPTARADAIYTGVLYDALDPATLSPAARRRATSRLAVTSALFGMVRPGDRIPAYRLSGDAVLPGVGSVAGVWRENLGEAVTDAMRGGLLVDLRSTSYAAFWRPPAEVARRVATVRVLHESGGKRTVVSHFNKATKGRIVRALLEDGADPRTPKALADALVRLGWFVELGEPTPKGTQLDVVVTEV; translated from the coding sequence GTGCTGATCCTGCTGCCGCCCAGCGAGGGCAAGACCGCTCCCCGCCGCGGGAAGGCCCTCGACCTCGACGCGCTCTCCTCGCCTGCCCTCACCCCCGCCCGGACCCGTCTGCTCGACGCGCTCGTGACCCTGTGCCGCGACGACCCCGAGCAGGCGGCGACGGTGCTCGGGCTGGGGCCGGCCCAGCTCGACCTGGTCGCGCGCAACGCCGACCTGGCGAGCGCCCCGACCGCGCGCGCCGACGCGATCTACACCGGTGTCCTCTACGACGCGCTCGACCCCGCCACCCTCTCTCCCGCCGCCCGCCGCCGCGCGACCAGTCGGCTCGCGGTGACCAGCGCGCTGTTCGGCATGGTCCGCCCGGGCGACCGGATCCCGGCCTACCGCCTCTCCGGCGACGCCGTCCTCCCCGGCGTGGGCTCCGTCGCCGGCGTGTGGCGCGAGAACCTCGGCGAGGCGGTGACCGACGCGATGCGCGGCGGCCTGCTCGTCGACCTCCGCTCCACGTCGTACGCCGCCTTCTGGCGCCCGCCCGCCGAGGTCGCCCGCCGCGTCGCGACCGTGCGCGTGCTGCACGAGTCGGGCGGGAAGCGGACCGTCGTCAGCCACTTCAACAAGGCCACCAAGGGCCGCATCGTCCGCGCGCTGCTCGAGGACGGCGCCGACCCCCGCACCCCGAAGGCCCTCGCCGACGCGCTGGTCCGCCTCGGCTGGTTCGTCGAGCTCGGCGAGCCGACGCCGAAGGGCACCCAGCTCGACGTGGTCGTGACCGAGGTCTGA
- a CDS encoding Nif3-like dinuclear metal center hexameric protein — protein MPRLADVVDLLHTWYPPGTADSWDAVGLVAGDPDAEVGRVAFAVDPTIEVAREAIDWGADLLVVHHPLLLTPVSSVAATTPKGRTLHALTSSGCALLTAHTNADLADGGVSESLALALGLEDLEPIRPVAEGASTGTGRIGTLAPTTLDAFAARVAAALPATAHGVRVAGDPGRPVRRVAVCGGAGDFLLDELARSDVDAYVTSDLRHHRAGEFLEHGGPALVDVAHWAAEWTWLPVVEGRLRAAMGDRVETRVSTLCTDPWKFRH, from the coding sequence ATGCCCCGCCTCGCCGACGTCGTCGACCTGCTGCACACCTGGTACCCGCCGGGGACGGCGGACTCCTGGGACGCGGTCGGCCTGGTCGCGGGGGACCCGGACGCCGAGGTGGGGCGGGTCGCGTTCGCCGTCGACCCGACGATCGAGGTCGCGCGGGAGGCGATCGACTGGGGCGCCGACCTGCTCGTCGTCCACCACCCGCTGCTGCTCACGCCGGTCAGCTCGGTGGCCGCCACGACGCCGAAAGGGCGCACGCTGCACGCCCTGACGTCCTCCGGGTGCGCGCTGCTGACCGCGCACACCAACGCCGACCTGGCCGACGGCGGTGTCTCGGAGTCGCTGGCGCTCGCGCTGGGGCTCGAGGACCTCGAGCCGATCCGGCCGGTCGCGGAGGGCGCGTCCACCGGCACCGGACGGATCGGGACCCTCGCGCCGACCACGCTCGATGCGTTCGCGGCGCGGGTGGCCGCGGCGCTGCCCGCGACGGCCCACGGGGTCCGGGTCGCCGGCGACCCGGGGCGGCCGGTGCGCCGGGTGGCGGTGTGCGGCGGGGCGGGCGACTTCCTCCTCGACGAGCTCGCCCGCAGCGACGTCGACGCGTACGTCACCAGCGACCTGCGCCACCACCGGGCCGGGGAGTTCCTCGAGCACGGCGGCCCGGCGCTGGTGGACGTGGCGCACTGGGCGGCGGAGTGGACCTGGCTGCCGGTGGTGGAGGGTCGGCTGCGCGCAGCCATGGGCGATAGGGTCGAGACGCGGGTCAGCACCCTGTGCACCGACCCGTGGAAGTTCCGTCACTGA
- a CDS encoding zinc ribbon domain-containing protein has translation MKADPTQQLRLLDIAELDRRLAQLRHQRSHLPELAEIAALEQERTGLTDQVRDARIVVDDLTVEQARADREVEQVKARRERDRSRMDAGQITNPKDLERMQHELVSLERRIGTLEDAELEVMEALEQAQQVLDGLGIRADDLDRRLAELVAARDEKQAAADAEIAEVTASRGPATDGVPDDLLALYERLREQKGIGAALLRARQCGGCQLTLDAAELSRIRSTPADEVVRCEECQRILVRTDESGL, from the coding sequence TTGAAGGCAGATCCCACCCAGCAGCTCCGGCTGCTCGACATCGCCGAGCTCGACCGCCGGCTCGCGCAGCTGCGCCACCAGCGCTCCCACCTGCCCGAGCTGGCCGAGATCGCCGCGCTGGAGCAGGAGCGCACCGGCCTCACCGACCAGGTCCGTGACGCGCGGATCGTGGTCGACGACCTGACCGTCGAGCAGGCCAGGGCCGACCGCGAGGTCGAGCAGGTCAAGGCGCGCCGCGAGCGCGACCGCAGCCGGATGGACGCCGGGCAGATCACCAACCCCAAGGACCTCGAGCGGATGCAGCACGAGCTGGTGTCCCTCGAGCGGCGCATCGGCACCCTCGAGGACGCCGAGCTCGAGGTGATGGAGGCGCTGGAGCAGGCGCAGCAGGTGCTCGACGGCCTCGGCATCCGCGCCGACGACCTCGACCGCCGCCTGGCCGAGCTGGTCGCCGCCCGCGACGAGAAGCAGGCCGCGGCCGACGCCGAGATCGCCGAGGTGACCGCGTCCCGCGGGCCGGCCACCGACGGCGTGCCCGACGACCTGCTGGCCCTCTACGAGCGGCTCCGCGAGCAGAAGGGGATCGGCGCGGCCCTGCTGCGCGCACGCCAGTGCGGCGGCTGCCAGCTGACCCTCGACGCCGCCGAGCTCTCCCGGATCCGGTCCACCCCGGCGGACGAGGTGGTCCGCTGCGAGGAGTGCCAGCGCATCCTGGTGCGCACCGACGAGTCGGGACTCTGA
- a CDS encoding ABC transporter ATP-binding protein: MSRTHRTRPGLPVREVLRRFWPYAAPRRGWMLVALVLAAVSPALLSVEIWLFKVVVDDVLVPRDFGLFPWVAATYVGLTLVQAACDGADRMLSTWLSQRFVVDLRTALLDHLQRVPLEFLGRHRLGDVMSRVSGDVSAIEAFLVSGTSRAVSSLLQLVFFSVALVLLQPLLALVALVVTPLFWVTSRWFARRLKEISRERQRRSGALSASLEQTLSTLPLVQAYDQGEREVARYAGEAEAKYRAEMASARLRSVYVPTLDLIELAGALVVIGTGAWLLAQDRLSVGGLLAFLTFLSRLYGPARGLGSAVTTAFSAAAGAERVVELLDEPTLPSDRPGAVALAGGAGDLTFESVSYTYPGAAEPAVQDLSFTARPGDVVAVVGASGAGKSTLAGLLMRSLDPDDGSVRMGGHDLRDLTRASVRDAVAVVLQETLLVDGTVRDNIAFGRPHATTAEVEEAARAADAHDFVVAMPQGYDTPVGERGRRLSGGQAQRVAIARALLRDAPVLLLDEPTTGLDALSEQRVAGPLRRLMTGRTTVVVSHSLGAVRHATTILVMDAGRVVERGTHAELLAAGGTYAGLWHAQRAMGTDEEAGAHDGAEVGAA; this comes from the coding sequence ATGAGCCGCACGCACCGCACCCGCCCGGGTCTCCCGGTGCGCGAGGTGCTGCGCCGCTTCTGGCCCTACGCCGCGCCGCGCCGCGGCTGGATGCTGGTGGCGCTCGTGCTGGCCGCGGTCAGCCCCGCGCTGCTCTCGGTCGAGATCTGGCTGTTCAAGGTCGTCGTCGACGACGTGCTCGTGCCGCGCGACTTCGGCCTCTTCCCGTGGGTCGCCGCGACCTATGTCGGTCTGACCCTCGTGCAGGCGGCGTGCGACGGCGCCGACCGGATGCTGTCGACCTGGCTCAGCCAGCGCTTCGTGGTCGACCTGCGCACCGCGCTGCTCGACCACCTGCAGCGCGTGCCCCTGGAGTTCCTCGGCCGACATCGCCTCGGCGACGTGATGAGCCGGGTGTCGGGCGACGTCTCGGCGATCGAGGCGTTCCTCGTGTCGGGGACCAGCCGGGCGGTGTCGTCACTGCTCCAGCTGGTCTTCTTCTCCGTCGCGCTCGTGCTGCTCCAGCCGCTCCTCGCGCTCGTCGCACTGGTGGTCACGCCCCTGTTCTGGGTGACCTCGCGCTGGTTCGCCCGCCGGCTCAAGGAGATCTCGCGCGAGCGCCAGCGCCGCTCGGGCGCCCTCAGCGCGTCGCTGGAGCAGACACTGAGCACGCTGCCGCTGGTGCAGGCCTACGACCAGGGCGAGCGCGAGGTCGCGCGCTACGCCGGCGAGGCCGAGGCGAAGTACCGCGCGGAGATGGCGTCCGCGCGGCTGCGCTCGGTCTACGTCCCGACCCTCGACCTGATCGAGCTCGCCGGCGCGCTGGTCGTCATCGGCACCGGCGCCTGGCTGCTCGCACAGGACCGGCTCAGCGTCGGCGGCCTGCTCGCCTTCCTCACCTTCCTCAGCCGGCTCTACGGGCCGGCCCGCGGCCTGGGCAGCGCGGTCACCACGGCGTTCTCCGCCGCGGCCGGCGCCGAGCGCGTCGTCGAGCTCCTCGACGAGCCGACGCTCCCGTCGGACCGGCCCGGGGCCGTCGCGCTCGCGGGTGGCGCGGGCGACCTCACCTTCGAGTCCGTGTCCTACACCTATCCCGGAGCAGCCGAGCCCGCCGTGCAGGACCTGTCGTTCACCGCGCGGCCGGGCGACGTGGTCGCCGTCGTCGGCGCGAGCGGCGCCGGCAAGTCGACCCTCGCCGGGCTGCTCATGCGCAGCCTCGACCCCGACGACGGCTCCGTCCGGATGGGCGGTCACGACCTGCGCGACCTGACCCGCGCGTCCGTGCGCGACGCCGTGGCCGTGGTGCTGCAGGAGACGCTGCTGGTCGACGGCACCGTCCGCGACAACATCGCCTTCGGGCGGCCGCACGCCACCACGGCGGAGGTCGAGGAGGCGGCCCGCGCGGCCGACGCGCACGACTTCGTCGTCGCGATGCCCCAGGGCTACGACACGCCGGTGGGGGAGCGGGGCCGCCGGCTGTCGGGCGGGCAGGCGCAGCGGGTGGCGATCGCCCGGGCGCTGCTGCGCGACGCGCCGGTGCTCCTGCTCGACGAACCCACCACCGGCCTCGACGCCCTGTCGGAGCAGCGGGTCGCCGGCCCGCTCCGGCGGCTGATGACGGGCCGCACCACGGTCGTGGTGTCCCACAGCCTCGGTGCCGTCCGCCACGCCACGACGATCCTGGTCATGGACGCGGGTCGCGTCGTCGAGCGCGGCACCCACGCCGAGCTGCTCGCGGCCGGCGGGACGTACGCCGGCCTGTGGCACGCGCAGCGCGCGATGGGCACCGACGAGGAAGCCGGGGCGCACGACGGGGCGGAGGTGGGGGCGGCATGA
- a CDS encoding RNB domain-containing ribonuclease encodes MPSNRVVRVRASEGSATAQEMREGIAAIQAEMKVTPDFPETVERAAAEAAAAPRLPDLDRTDIELVTLDPESSRDLDQAMHIARDPDVPGGYVVHYAIADVAAFVALGDPVDVEARRRGETLYGADSKVPLHPKVLSEGAASLLPDEVRPALLWTIKVDETGEGTDVDVVRARVRSRAKLAYDAVQADLDAGRASELVGLLKEVGELRLAREAARGGVSLPLPEQELVDAGGHWELEFRQQLPVEAWNAQISLLTGMAAASLMVYARVGILRTLPPADPRDVQRLHRTARALGIDWPAEQLYPDFIRSLDPSLPSHAAMVVACTRLLRGAAYVTFNGELPAQSEHSALASEYAHVTAPLRRLVDRFAGEVCVALCAGTDVPGWVLEAMADLPDTMRESGRRANQYENAVVDLCEAELLAGREGERFTAVVVDVEEKDPSRGDLTIQEPAVEASVSGDGELPLGEEVPVELVRADPATRSVEFRLVAADD; translated from the coding sequence ATGCCGAGCAACCGTGTGGTCAGGGTCCGGGCGAGCGAGGGCAGCGCCACGGCGCAGGAGATGCGCGAGGGCATCGCCGCGATCCAGGCGGAGATGAAGGTGACGCCCGACTTCCCGGAGACGGTCGAGCGGGCGGCCGCCGAGGCGGCGGCAGCCCCGCGCCTGCCGGACCTCGACCGCACCGACATCGAGCTCGTCACGCTCGACCCCGAGTCCTCGCGCGACCTCGACCAGGCCATGCACATCGCCCGCGACCCCGACGTGCCGGGCGGCTACGTCGTCCACTACGCGATCGCCGACGTCGCCGCGTTCGTCGCCCTGGGCGACCCGGTCGACGTCGAGGCTCGCCGCCGCGGCGAGACGCTCTACGGCGCCGACTCCAAGGTCCCGCTGCACCCGAAGGTGCTCAGCGAGGGTGCGGCGTCGCTCCTGCCCGACGAGGTGCGCCCGGCGCTGCTGTGGACGATCAAGGTCGACGAGACCGGCGAGGGGACCGACGTCGACGTGGTCCGCGCGCGGGTGCGCTCGCGCGCCAAGCTCGCCTACGACGCCGTCCAGGCCGACCTCGACGCCGGTCGGGCCAGCGAGCTGGTCGGGCTGCTGAAGGAGGTCGGCGAGCTGCGCCTCGCCCGCGAGGCCGCCCGCGGAGGGGTCTCCCTGCCACTGCCGGAGCAGGAGCTCGTCGACGCCGGCGGCCACTGGGAGCTCGAGTTCCGCCAGCAGCTGCCGGTCGAGGCGTGGAACGCGCAGATCTCGCTACTGACCGGGATGGCCGCGGCGTCGCTGATGGTCTACGCGCGCGTCGGCATCCTGCGCACGCTCCCGCCGGCCGACCCCCGCGACGTCCAGCGGCTGCACCGCACCGCCCGCGCGCTGGGGATCGACTGGCCGGCCGAGCAGCTCTACCCCGACTTCATCCGCTCGCTCGACCCGTCGCTGCCCAGCCACGCCGCGATGGTGGTGGCCTGCACCCGGCTGCTGCGCGGCGCCGCGTACGTCACGTTCAACGGCGAGCTGCCCGCGCAGTCGGAGCACTCCGCGCTCGCCTCGGAGTACGCGCACGTCACCGCGCCGCTGCGCCGGCTGGTGGACCGCTTCGCCGGCGAGGTCTGCGTCGCCCTCTGCGCCGGCACCGACGTGCCCGGCTGGGTGCTCGAGGCGATGGCGGACCTGCCCGACACGATGCGCGAGTCCGGCCGGCGCGCCAACCAGTACGAGAACGCGGTGGTCGACCTGTGCGAGGCCGAGCTGCTGGCCGGGCGCGAGGGGGAGCGGTTCACCGCGGTCGTGGTCGACGTCGAGGAGAAGGACCCCTCCCGCGGCGACCTGACCATCCAGGAGCCCGCGGTCGAGGCGTCGGTCTCGGGCGACGGCGAGCTCCCGCTCGGCGAGGAGGTCCCGGTCGAGCTGGTGCGGGCCGATCCGGCCACCCGGTCCGTCGAGTTCCGCCTGGTCGCCGCCGACGACTGA
- a CDS encoding AMP-binding protein, whose translation MFVPFSVNDFLDRARTVYGERTGFVDEPDQPAEGLGTRTYAEVHALARRQAARLDELGIGVGDRVAVVSHNSARLLTSFWGVCGSGRVLVPVNFRLRPDEISYIVAHSGARVLYFDPELADTVRDIDVEHKFALGDDDALYAAPGVEPQAWEPDENATATINYTSGTTARPKGVQLTHRNLWTNALTFGLHAGVTDRDVYLHTLPMFHANGWGMPFTMAGLGVPQVVLRKVDGAEILRRVEQHGVTVMCAAPAVAAAVLDAAQTWEGEIPGRDRVRIIMAGAPPPTKTVVRVQEELGWEFLQIYGLTETSPLLTVNRARAEWDDLSPEDRAAKLVRAGAPALGVTLRTDEQGEVLARSNVILTGYWERPDETDKALVDGWFHTGDGGVIGDDGYLTIQDRKKDVIITGGENVSSIEVEDVLFSHPAVAEVAVIGVPSEKWGETIKALVVLADGADATEAELIAWCKDKAAGYKAPTSIEFRDELARTATGKLQKFKLRQPYWEGQERQVN comes from the coding sequence GTGTTCGTCCCGTTCAGCGTCAACGACTTCCTCGACCGTGCCCGCACGGTCTACGGCGAGCGCACCGGGTTCGTCGACGAGCCGGACCAGCCGGCCGAGGGACTCGGGACGCGCACCTACGCCGAGGTGCACGCGCTGGCGCGCCGCCAGGCGGCCCGGCTCGACGAGCTCGGCATCGGCGTCGGCGACCGGGTCGCGGTCGTGTCGCACAACAGCGCACGCCTGCTGACGTCGTTCTGGGGCGTGTGCGGGTCGGGGCGGGTGCTGGTGCCGGTCAACTTCCGGCTGCGGCCCGACGAGATCTCCTACATCGTCGCCCACTCCGGCGCCCGGGTCCTCTACTTCGACCCCGAGCTCGCCGACACCGTCCGCGACATCGACGTCGAGCACAAGTTCGCGCTGGGCGACGACGACGCGCTCTACGCCGCCCCCGGCGTCGAGCCGCAGGCGTGGGAGCCCGACGAGAACGCGACGGCCACCATCAACTACACCTCCGGCACGACCGCGCGGCCCAAGGGCGTCCAGCTCACGCACCGCAACCTGTGGACCAACGCGCTCACCTTCGGCCTGCACGCCGGCGTCACCGACCGCGACGTCTACCTCCACACGCTGCCGATGTTCCACGCCAACGGCTGGGGGATGCCGTTCACGATGGCCGGCCTCGGCGTCCCGCAGGTCGTGCTGCGCAAGGTCGACGGCGCGGAGATCCTCCGACGTGTCGAGCAGCACGGCGTGACCGTCATGTGCGCCGCGCCCGCCGTCGCCGCGGCCGTCCTCGACGCCGCACAGACGTGGGAGGGCGAGATCCCCGGGCGCGACCGGGTCAGGATCATCATGGCCGGCGCCCCGCCGCCGACGAAGACCGTCGTGCGGGTCCAGGAGGAGCTCGGCTGGGAGTTCCTGCAGATCTACGGCCTCACCGAGACCTCGCCGCTGCTGACCGTCAACCGCGCCCGCGCGGAGTGGGACGACCTGTCGCCGGAGGACCGCGCCGCCAAGCTGGTGCGGGCCGGTGCGCCCGCCCTCGGCGTCACGCTCCGCACCGACGAGCAGGGCGAGGTGCTGGCGCGCTCCAACGTCATCCTCACCGGCTACTGGGAGCGCCCGGACGAGACCGACAAGGCGCTCGTCGACGGCTGGTTCCACACCGGCGACGGCGGCGTGATCGGCGACGACGGCTACCTCACGATCCAGGACCGCAAGAAGGACGTGATCATCACCGGCGGCGAGAACGTGTCGTCGATCGAGGTCGAGGACGTGCTGTTCTCCCACCCCGCGGTCGCCGAGGTCGCCGTGATCGGCGTCCCGAGCGAGAAGTGGGGCGAGACCATCAAGGCGCTCGTCGTGCTCGCCGACGGGGCGGACGCGACCGAGGCCGAGCTGATCGCGTGGTGCAAGGACAAGGCCGCCGGCTACAAGGCGCCGACGTCGATCGAGTTCCGCGACGAGCTGGCCCGCACCGCGACCGGGAAGCTGCAGAAGTTCAAGCTGCGCCAGCCCTACTGGGAGGGCCAGGAGCGGCAGGTCAACTGA
- a CDS encoding sigma factor — MPDEPAEGLDPLVARVGAGDTAALAALYDATSASVFGLALNVLGDEDLAADVTVQTFAEVWRAAPHLTPDHGPADAWIVATGHRLAVAQVRTGGSAVPVGPHLANPLLDDLPADEQHAIRLTYFGGRTCAEVARRTGTDDHVVVGRIGSALRAIRLAARRGEADVA, encoded by the coding sequence GTGCCCGACGAGCCGGCCGAGGGCCTCGACCCGCTCGTGGCCAGGGTCGGCGCCGGCGACACCGCGGCACTGGCCGCGCTCTACGACGCGACCTCCGCGTCGGTGTTCGGCCTCGCGCTCAACGTCCTCGGCGACGAGGACCTGGCCGCGGACGTCACCGTGCAGACCTTCGCCGAGGTGTGGCGGGCCGCCCCGCACCTCACCCCGGACCACGGTCCCGCGGACGCGTGGATCGTGGCGACCGGCCACCGGCTCGCGGTCGCGCAGGTACGCACCGGTGGGAGCGCCGTGCCGGTCGGCCCGCACCTTGCGAACCCGCTGCTCGACGACCTCCCTGCGGACGAGCAGCACGCGATCCGCCTCACCTACTTCGGGGGTCGCACCTGTGCCGAGGTGGCTCGCAGGACCGGGACCGACGACCACGTCGTGGTCGGTCGGATCGGGTCCGCGCTGCGGGCGATCCGCCTGGCAGCCCGGCGGGGCGAGGCGGACGTCGCCTGA
- a CDS encoding serine/threonine-protein kinase, with protein sequence MIHAATATEPEVLAPGELIAPGYEVVELLSRGSALDVYEVWSLERLCSCVAKTIRPDRADVSRVRHRLLQEGWLLKELAHPHLARAFETVEGVHAPVVVLETHVGMTLEEIVDERRRRLPVADLCHLGQQLASALHYLHGRGYVHLDVRPANVMGEGGTATLLDLSITRAPGPVRRGLGTQEFLSPEQARGGQVTTAADAWGLGVTLYEAATGVRPFAPQDAAERAAFARGDFLQLTRGAPSVAALRPRLPRDLVDLLDACLADDPGARPSMLGVHDGLGAVLDRA encoded by the coding sequence ATGATCCACGCAGCCACCGCGACCGAGCCCGAGGTGCTGGCCCCGGGGGAGCTGATCGCGCCCGGCTACGAGGTCGTCGAGCTGCTCTCGCGCGGCTCCGCCCTCGACGTCTACGAGGTGTGGTCGCTGGAGCGGCTGTGCAGCTGCGTCGCCAAGACGATCCGCCCGGACCGCGCCGACGTGTCGCGCGTGCGGCACCGCCTGCTGCAGGAGGGCTGGCTGCTCAAGGAGCTCGCCCACCCGCACCTCGCCCGCGCCTTCGAGACCGTCGAGGGCGTGCACGCGCCCGTCGTCGTGCTCGAGACCCACGTCGGGATGACCCTGGAGGAGATCGTCGACGAGCGACGTCGGCGCCTGCCGGTCGCCGACCTGTGCCACCTCGGCCAGCAGCTCGCCTCGGCGCTGCACTACCTGCACGGACGCGGCTACGTGCACCTCGACGTCCGGCCCGCCAACGTGATGGGCGAGGGCGGGACCGCCACCCTGCTCGACCTCAGCATCACCCGAGCGCCCGGACCGGTGCGCCGCGGCCTCGGGACCCAGGAGTTCCTCTCGCCCGAGCAGGCCCGCGGAGGCCAAGTGACCACGGCGGCCGATGCCTGGGGCCTGGGGGTCACCCTCTACGAGGCGGCCACCGGCGTACGCCCGTTCGCCCCGCAGGACGCGGCCGAGCGGGCGGCCTTCGCCCGCGGCGACTTCCTCCAGCTCACGCGAGGCGCGCCGTCGGTCGCCGCGCTGCGACCGCGGCTGCCGCGCGACCTCGTCGACCTGCTCGACGCCTGCCTGGCCGACGACCCCGGCGCGCGACCGAGCATGCTCGGGGTCCACGACGGCCTCGGCGCGGTGCTCGACCGCGCGTGA
- a CDS encoding FUSC family protein, producing the protein MRLDAEVMAARGRTSLRARVARLRAKGWVIGQCAIAAGIAWWLAHDVFGHQLPFFAPIAAVVSLGMSYGQRQRRVAEVTVGVALGVFLGDATTHLIGSGGLQIVLIVAAGMSIALLLDAGQLLVIQAAVQGIVVAALAPAPGAAFLRWTDAIIGGAVALVAATVVPRAPLRKPRDQAAVVVRKIASLLSSSADRLGDGDVEMALAALRDARSTDVLIAELRAASEEGLSVVSSSPFRRRHGQHQRQLAELVEPLDVALRNTRVVVRRVAVACYRREPVPTSYAALMRDLAGLTERVADELVADRMAVAVVDDLVTLGRATATVEHSDDLSAEVILAQVRSIIADLLALCGMDPLEATDVIPLR; encoded by the coding sequence GTGCGGCTCGACGCGGAGGTGATGGCCGCGCGCGGTCGTACGTCCCTGCGCGCCCGGGTCGCCCGGCTGCGGGCCAAGGGGTGGGTGATCGGGCAGTGCGCGATCGCCGCGGGCATCGCGTGGTGGCTGGCCCACGACGTGTTCGGCCACCAGCTGCCCTTCTTCGCGCCGATCGCGGCCGTGGTGTCGCTCGGCATGTCCTACGGCCAGCGCCAGCGCCGGGTCGCGGAGGTCACCGTCGGCGTCGCGCTCGGCGTCTTCCTCGGTGACGCGACCACGCACCTCATCGGGTCGGGCGGGCTGCAGATCGTGCTGATCGTGGCGGCGGGCATGTCGATCGCGCTGCTGCTCGACGCCGGACAGCTGCTCGTCATCCAGGCGGCCGTGCAGGGCATCGTGGTCGCGGCCCTCGCGCCCGCGCCGGGCGCGGCGTTCCTGCGCTGGACGGACGCGATCATCGGCGGCGCGGTGGCGCTGGTCGCCGCCACCGTGGTGCCGCGGGCCCCGCTGCGCAAGCCGCGTGACCAGGCCGCCGTCGTGGTCCGCAAGATCGCCTCGCTGCTCAGCTCGTCGGCCGACCGGCTCGGCGACGGGGACGTCGAGATGGCGCTGGCGGCGCTGCGCGACGCGCGCTCGACCGACGTGCTGATCGCCGAGCTGCGGGCCGCGTCCGAGGAGGGCCTCTCGGTGGTCAGCTCCTCGCCCTTCCGCCGCCGCCACGGCCAGCACCAGCGCCAGCTCGCCGAGCTGGTCGAGCCGCTCGACGTGGCCCTGCGCAACACCCGCGTCGTGGTCCGGCGGGTGGCGGTCGCGTGCTACCGCCGCGAGCCGGTGCCGACGTCGTACGCCGCCCTGATGCGCGACCTCGCCGGGCTCACCGAGCGGGTCGCCGACGAGCTGGTGGCCGACCGGATGGCCGTCGCGGTCGTCGACGACCTGGTCACGCTCGGGCGCGCGACGGCGACCGTCGAGCACAGCGACGACCTCTCGGCCGAGGTGATCCTCGCCCAGGTCCGCTCGATCATCGCCGACCTGCTCGCGCTCTGCGGGATGGACCCGCTCGAGGCGACGGACGTGATCCCGCTGCGGTGA